The Populus trichocarpa isolate Nisqually-1 chromosome 2, P.trichocarpa_v4.1, whole genome shotgun sequence genome has a window encoding:
- the LOC7466456 gene encoding ubiquitin carboxyl-terminal hydrolase 26 isoform X4 — MIFFEKDNFFGEYADDKMSPPATRGKNKRNRQGDNVNITSEILRKIHASGRVTDGDVNQLYMIWKPVCQGCRVNTKDNPNCFCGLIPPPSGSRKSGLWQKMPDILQALGSDPVKDLRNTDETPAGLTNLGATCYANSVLQCLYMNASFREIVFSVEPDLLNEQPVLNQFARLFAQLHASKMAVIDPAPFIMTLELDNAVQQDGHEFLTLLLSLLERCLNNSKISKVKTVVQDLFRGSVSQVTTCSNCGRDSDASSKTEDFYELELNVKGLKSLDESLDQYLSVEQLHGENQYNCELCKSTVDATHRIRLRTLPDVLNFQLKRYEFLPKTTTRKKITSAFGFPGELDMGLRLSEPSQLEWIYDLSAVLIHKGTAVNSGHYIAHIKDENTGQWWVFDDEHVSNLGHRPFGEGSSSSTAKVVHNDTVLPSCAGATPADTSRSSVDAVLPQSLESNVGSHKESFSSIDAYRLMYNLKRTRKNDDKRNHIANIIQLEGHKGLHNGFHLPPHLSEDIKDVNAVYLAVCEEYKLKKEREVHHVAERRQEVRSILSEAPVRSLEEPFYWVSTAWLRQWADNVIPGAIDNKPIQCSHGEVPVSKVGSMKRLSVKTWGILFSKYDGGPALSNSNCCMTCLIDSAQSVVSADSYRDQRTLMRDLANDVITKKCSDGTYFVSKTWLQQWVRRKNIDAPSEADAGPTASIRCRHGQLRPKQTGAKRLLVPEKLWLFLYKDAVAVKPDDPLGCTTFPSDSELCPECSDELSEVACFEDSIREMKLKHRQNHERLATGKSIPLSLNCTYYLMPSSWLTKWRNYTSASGKNTSSVEPEVLDPVIDALKCEQHSRLLERPPYLMNKRGMLIQKSSSTDALTIITENDWNSFCEEWGGNKEKGIMAIIESSDVTESNLSGCREDVSLCKDHPSSQDEASNGPEIRQPVIRTSPETQDLPLIRRGNGHWDLTSLVSNADMALMILLDL; from the exons ATGATATTCTTCGAAAAGGACAATTTTTTTGGAG AGTACGCTGATGATAAAATGTCTCCACCAGCGACGCGtggtaaaaataaaaggaatagaCAGGGCGACAATGTTAATATCACCTCTGAAATATTAAG GAAAATTCATGCAAGTGGTCGAGTAACTGATGGTGATGTAAATCAGCTGTACATGATATGGAAGCCAGTTTGTCAAGGCTGTCGTGTGAATACCAAGGACAACCCCAACTGCTTTTGTGGTTTGATTCCACCACCCAGTGGAAGTCGTAAATCTGGCTTATGGCAGAAAATGCCTGATATTCTTCAAGCACTTGGATCAGACCCAGTCAAAGATCTTCGTAATACGGATGAAACTCCTGCTGGTCTAACAAATCTGGGAGCAACATGCTATGCCAACAGTGTACTCCAGTGTCTGTACATGAATGCCTCATTCCGAGAAATTGTTTTCTCTGTTGAACCAGATTTGTTAAATGAACAGCCTGTGCTAAATCAGTTTGCCCGGCTTTTTGCACAGTTGCATGCTAGTAAAATGGCTGTTATTGATCCAGCTCCATTTATAATGACCTTGGAGTTAGATAATGCAGTTCAGCAGGATGGCCATGAGTTCCTGACCTTGCTTCTTTCACTGCTTGAACGCTGTCTGAACAACTCTAAAATTTCTAAGGTGAAAACAGTTGTTCAAGATCTTTTTCGAGGAAGTGTGTCTCAAGTAACAAC GTGCTCAAATTGTGGAAGAGATTCTGATGCATCTTCCAAAACCGAAGACTTCTACGAGCTGGAGTTGAATGTCAAAGGCTTGAAAAGCTTAGATGAGAGTTTGGATCAGTACCTTAGTGTGGAACAGCTTCATGGAGAGAATCAATACAATTGTGAATTGTGTAAAAGCACTGTAGATGCCACTCACCGCATCAGGCTACGAACACTTCCTGATGTTCTTAATTTTCAGCTTAAGCGTTATGAGTTCCTTCCGAAG ACTACTACAAGGAAGAAAATCACATCTGCATTTGGTTTCCCTGGAGAATTGGACATGGGGCTGAGACTGTCTGAACCTTCTCAGCTGGAATGGATATATGACCTGTCAGCTGTGTTGATTCACAAGGGAACTGCTGTAAATAGTGGCCATTACATTGCTCATATCAAGGATGAGAATACAGGGCAGTGGTGGGTTTTTGATGACGAGCATGTCTCAAATCTAGGTCATCGTCCATTTGGAGAAGGCTCTTCAAGTTCTACTGCTAAAGTTGTTCATAATGACACTGTTTTGCCATCTTGTGCTGGAGCAACACCCGCTGATACCAGCAGAAGTAGTGTAGATGCTGTTCTGCCACAGTCTTTAGAATCTAATGTTGGTAGTCATAAAGAGAGTTTTTCATCTATTGATGCATACAGACTGATGTATAATCTTAAGCGCACTAGAAAGAATGATGATAAAAGAAATCATATTGCAAACATTATTCAATTAGAAGGTCACAAGGGTTTACACAATGGCTTTCATCTTCCACCTCATCTCTCTGAGGATATAAAGGATGTGAATGCAGTATATCTTGCTGTTTGTGAAGAGTACAAATTGAAGAAGGAAAGAGAGGTGCATCATGTAGCAGAACGGAGGCAAGAAGTGCGATCAATTCTTTCAGAAGCTCCTGTCCGGTCGCTTGAAGAACCGTTTTATTGGGTTTCTACAGCCTGGCTTCGCCAGTGGGCGGACAACGTCATTCCAGG TGCTATAGACAACAAACCTATCCAATGCTCACATGGAGAAGTCCCAGTGTCTAAAGTTGGGTCCATGAAGCGGCTGTCTGTCAAGACTTGGGGAATCTTGTTCTCTAAG TATGATGGAGGGCCAGCACTGAGCAACAGCAACTGCTGCATGACTTGCCTTATTGATAGTGCTCAATCTGTGGTCTCTGCTGATAGCTATAGGGATCAGAGAACATTAATGAGAGATCTTGCAAACGATGTAATTACTAAGAAATGTTCAGATGGAACATATTTTGTGTCTAAGACATG GCTGCAACAGTGggtgagaagaaaaaatatcgaTGCTCCTAGCGAAGCCGATGCAGGACCAACTGCTTCAATTAGGTGTCGACATGGGCAACTGAGGCCTAAGCAAACTGGTGCCAAGCGATTGCTGGTTCCTGAGAAACTTTGGCTCTTTTTGTATAAGGATGCGGTTGCTGTAAAACCTGATGATCCACTGGGATGCACAACTTTTCCTTCAGATTCTGAACTCTGTCCTGAATGCAGCGATGAACTTTCTGAAGTTGCCTGCTTCGAGGATTCTATAAG GGAGATGAAGCTCAAACATCGCCAAAATCATGAAAGGTTGGCTACTGGAAAGAGTATTCCCCTGTCTTTGAACTGCACGTATTACCTGATGCCTTCTTCATGGCTCACAAAATGGAGAAACTACACGAGTGCAAGTGGCAAGAATACTTCATCAGTGGAACCTGAAGTTCTTGATCCTGTTATTGATGCACTGAAATGTGAACAG CATTCCCGACTCCTAGAAAGGCCTCCTTACCTGATGAACAAACGTGGCATGCTTATACAGAAGAGTTCTTCT ACAGATGCTTTAACAATCATTACAGAGAATGACTGGAACAGTTTCTGTGAAGAGTGGGGCGGCAACAAGGAGAAAGGCATAATGGCAATAATTGAGTCCAGCGATGTCACAGAAAGTAATTTGAGTGGGTGCAGAGAAGACGTGTCACTATGTAAAGACCATCCAAGTTCTCAAGATGAAGCAAGTAATGGCCCTGAGATCAGACAGCCTGTAATTAGGACCTCTCCAGAG ACCCAAGACCTCCCTCTTATCAGGAGGGGAAATGGCCACTGGGATTTGACTTCCCTTGTCTCTAATGCTGATATGGCATTGATGATTCTGCTAGATTTGTGA